A genomic stretch from Kribbella jejuensis includes:
- a CDS encoding phytanoyl-CoA dioxygenase family protein, with protein sequence MTITSERPELSSLAEQYAADGFVLVKGLLSKEEAAYYRQRSHDLLARLNRSDDPTWGAARDMADAPTKLQHLHDAQFYDAEFAKLLVDPRFTDVAAAVMGVDNVQLHHTKLFVKPPENGSPFPLHQDHPFFPHTYHRVGAAIFHFDDAPVEKGCVRVVPGSHKSGPRDHEAEGSYHLLEPAFDEATPQPAEAGDVLFFTYLTVHGSGVNTSDEARTTWLIQYRDPADPPTVKTHDWSLGQGMMLRGVDPTGRSAV encoded by the coding sequence ATGACGATCACATCCGAGCGGCCCGAGCTGTCGTCGCTCGCCGAGCAGTACGCGGCCGACGGCTTCGTGTTGGTGAAAGGCCTGCTCAGCAAGGAAGAAGCGGCGTACTACCGGCAGCGCAGTCACGACCTGCTGGCCCGGCTGAACCGCTCCGACGACCCCACGTGGGGGGCTGCTCGCGACATGGCGGACGCACCCACCAAGCTCCAGCATCTGCACGACGCACAGTTCTACGACGCGGAGTTCGCGAAGCTGCTGGTGGACCCACGGTTCACCGACGTGGCCGCCGCGGTGATGGGAGTCGACAACGTCCAGCTGCACCACACCAAGCTGTTCGTGAAGCCGCCGGAGAACGGTTCGCCGTTCCCGCTGCACCAGGACCACCCGTTCTTCCCGCACACGTACCACCGGGTCGGGGCGGCGATCTTCCACTTCGACGACGCGCCGGTCGAGAAGGGCTGCGTACGGGTGGTCCCGGGCAGCCACAAGTCCGGACCGCGGGATCATGAGGCCGAAGGGTCGTACCACCTGCTCGAGCCGGCCTTCGACGAGGCGACACCGCAGCCGGCCGAGGCGGGCGACGTCCTGTTCTTCACGTACCTGACCGTGCACGGGTCCGGCGTGAACACCAGTGACGAGGCCCGGACCACCTGGCTGATCCAGTACCGCGACCCGGCGGACCCGCCGACGGTGAAGACCCACGACTGGTCGCTCGGCCAGGGCATGATGCTGCGAGGAGTCGACCCCACTGGCAGGAGTGCCGTTTGA
- a CDS encoding helix-turn-helix domain-containing protein translates to MTLAEVGSADRFVDLAGLLESCEVDGFRADFVSWGHYQPEYWRNYWHSHSFHEVCLAYSGEGRFNNGAEQYDVVPGSVFLARPGDVHEIESSRAEPLGIAFWGFTFRPSKDEPGWWSGLTRTGGPVMSSRTGALPALVTALAREAAAPVSGYETALAALGSTLVMETARAFALDEDLAVEPVRRDRGPLVVAAMQRHLRDNLSRPITVRDVAAAAHLSERHAERLFTQQTGDSIMSTLRRLRLELAAQLLLDHTLTITDVAKACGYSDVRPFSTAFKRMYRRTPGDHRRTGGTEFL, encoded by the coding sequence TTGACGCTGGCCGAGGTAGGCAGTGCTGACCGGTTCGTCGACCTCGCGGGACTGCTGGAGTCCTGCGAGGTCGACGGCTTTCGCGCGGACTTCGTCAGCTGGGGCCACTACCAGCCGGAGTACTGGCGCAACTACTGGCACAGCCACTCCTTCCACGAGGTCTGCCTGGCGTACTCGGGGGAGGGGCGCTTCAACAACGGCGCAGAGCAGTACGACGTGGTGCCGGGCTCGGTCTTCCTCGCGCGACCGGGTGACGTACACGAGATCGAGTCCTCGCGCGCTGAACCCCTCGGGATCGCGTTCTGGGGCTTCACCTTCCGGCCAAGTAAAGACGAGCCCGGATGGTGGTCCGGGCTGACACGCACTGGTGGCCCTGTCATGTCCAGCAGAACAGGTGCGCTGCCGGCCCTCGTGACAGCGCTGGCGAGAGAAGCTGCAGCTCCGGTCTCCGGCTACGAAACTGCTCTGGCAGCTCTGGGCTCCACGCTCGTGATGGAGACGGCACGGGCATTCGCCCTGGACGAGGACCTGGCCGTTGAACCAGTACGTCGAGACCGAGGACCCCTAGTAGTAGCGGCCATGCAAAGGCACCTCCGCGACAACCTCTCCCGCCCTATCACCGTGAGAGACGTAGCCGCCGCAGCCCACCTCTCGGAGCGCCACGCAGAACGCCTCTTCACCCAGCAGACCGGTGACTCCATCATGTCCACACTCAGACGCCTGAGACTCGAACTGGCCGCCCAGCTCCTCCTGGACCACACCCTCACCATCACCGACGTAGCGAAAGCCTGCGGCTACTCAGACGTCCGCCCCTTCTCCACGGCCTTCAAGCGGATGTACCGCCGCACACCAGGTGACCACCGCCGCACCGGCGGTACAGAGTTCCTCTAG
- a CDS encoding sensor histidine kinase, producing the protein MKLKALLPPRPHGESGWVGRVLTAGVAIAVLATACPADSWVWVVLGVTFAVFLAGSMLMAARPYVAFALLSAVAVSNALIAGYPQSNALVLVLVAITDIAVIDFQKHGNRPIVAAGIGVAVAYAGSAWLFGQSDSWYFTQLLWTAVLVAFGLNRRQYEVQARQTEQLLEQTQLAQSEHARAAALEERGRIARDLHDVLAHSLGALSVQLEVAEALLEERGDTAGALERVRRSRRLAVQGLTEARDAVAALRAGEVPELPAALAALAEQHTADHGTAVRLTVTGRRKLESGVTVALLGAAREALTNAAKHAPGQTVDLRLVYDDGVRVSVRNKGITSGEGFGLAGMRERLALVGGTLTAGPDPSSPDDWLVVAEVE; encoded by the coding sequence GTGAAGCTGAAGGCGCTGCTGCCGCCCCGTCCGCACGGAGAGAGCGGCTGGGTCGGCCGCGTGCTCACCGCCGGCGTCGCGATCGCCGTACTGGCGACCGCGTGTCCCGCGGACAGCTGGGTCTGGGTAGTGCTCGGTGTGACCTTCGCCGTGTTCCTGGCAGGCTCTATGCTGATGGCTGCCCGGCCGTACGTCGCCTTCGCGTTGCTGTCGGCTGTTGCGGTCAGCAATGCGCTGATCGCCGGGTACCCCCAGTCCAACGCTCTCGTCCTCGTACTGGTTGCCATCACCGACATCGCGGTGATCGACTTCCAGAAGCACGGGAACCGGCCGATCGTTGCTGCTGGCATCGGAGTGGCCGTGGCGTACGCAGGTTCCGCCTGGCTGTTCGGGCAGTCGGACAGCTGGTACTTCACCCAGTTGCTGTGGACCGCCGTACTGGTCGCGTTCGGGCTGAACCGGCGGCAGTACGAGGTGCAGGCACGACAGACCGAGCAGTTGCTGGAGCAGACCCAGCTCGCCCAGAGCGAGCATGCGCGTGCTGCGGCGCTGGAGGAGCGCGGGCGGATCGCCCGCGACCTCCACGACGTACTGGCGCATTCGCTGGGAGCGCTGAGCGTTCAGCTCGAGGTGGCGGAGGCCCTGCTCGAGGAGCGTGGCGACACGGCCGGGGCGCTTGAACGGGTACGTCGTTCGCGCAGGCTCGCCGTACAAGGGCTGACTGAGGCACGTGACGCGGTGGCCGCGCTACGGGCGGGCGAGGTACCTGAGCTTCCAGCAGCGTTGGCTGCGCTCGCAGAGCAGCACACCGCGGATCACGGGACCGCTGTGCGATTGACTGTCACCGGCCGGCGCAAGTTGGAGTCAGGGGTCACCGTCGCGCTGCTCGGTGCGGCTCGCGAGGCGTTGACGAATGCGGCCAAGCACGCCCCTGGTCAGACTGTCGACCTTCGGCTTGTCTACGACGATGGCGTCCGGGTGTCGGTGCGGAACAAGGGCATCACGAGCGGCGAAGGCTTCGGCCTGGCGGGGATGCGGGAGCGGTTGGCCTTGGTGGGCGGGACGTTGACGGCCGGCCCGGACCCCAGTAGTCCGGACGACTGGTTGGTGGTGGCAGAGGTTGAGTGA
- a CDS encoding carboxymuconolactone decarboxylase family protein — translation MAAPDINSPEEQARYQRGLEVLSAIDGGGAPAVMDGLGDIAPALAHHIVAFGFGDIYSRPALVPQQRQLITLGILAALGGCEPELEVHIRTSLNVGLTPEQIVETFIHTLGYAGFPRAINAITIAKKVFAERGLLPVSE, via the coding sequence ATGGCAGCTCCTGACATCAACAGCCCGGAAGAACAGGCCCGCTATCAGCGTGGTCTGGAGGTTCTCAGCGCGATCGACGGCGGTGGTGCACCCGCGGTCATGGACGGCCTCGGCGACATCGCACCGGCGCTCGCGCACCACATCGTCGCGTTCGGCTTCGGTGACATCTACTCGCGACCAGCGCTCGTACCGCAGCAACGGCAACTGATCACCCTCGGCATCCTGGCCGCTCTCGGCGGCTGCGAACCCGAACTCGAAGTCCACATCCGCACGTCCCTCAACGTCGGCCTCACCCCCGAACAGATCGTCGAAACCTTCATCCACACCCTCGGCTACGCGGGCTTCCCTCGCGCAATCAACGCAATCACCATCGCCAAAAAGGTCTTCGCCGAACGAGGCCTGTTACCCGTCAGCGAGTGA
- a CDS encoding response regulator, with the protein MIRVVVADDQQVVREGLVALLGLIDGVEVAGAAANGAEAVDLVAQGNVDVVLMDLRMPVLDGTQATARITAGYPDVAVLVLTTYADDASIANALRAGARGYLTKDAGRAEIGAALRSTAAGQSTFDPEVTKRLVAGLSPSSDATGDGLTARETEVLRLIAQGLSNAEIAGKLFISEATVKTHINNTFAKIGARHRAEAVRYAFRNGIASEA; encoded by the coding sequence GTGATCCGAGTGGTTGTCGCCGACGATCAGCAGGTGGTCCGGGAAGGACTGGTCGCGCTGCTCGGGCTGATCGACGGCGTCGAGGTCGCCGGTGCGGCCGCGAACGGCGCCGAGGCCGTCGATCTGGTTGCCCAGGGCAACGTGGACGTCGTGCTGATGGATCTGCGGATGCCCGTGCTCGACGGTACCCAGGCGACCGCGCGGATCACCGCCGGCTACCCGGACGTCGCCGTACTCGTGCTGACGACGTACGCCGACGACGCGTCGATCGCCAACGCACTCCGCGCCGGTGCGCGCGGTTACCTCACGAAGGACGCCGGCCGCGCCGAGATCGGCGCCGCGCTGCGCTCGACCGCGGCGGGGCAGTCGACCTTCGACCCCGAGGTGACAAAGCGACTGGTCGCGGGCCTGTCACCGTCGAGTGATGCCACCGGTGACGGACTCACCGCGCGCGAGACCGAGGTACTGCGGTTGATCGCGCAGGGACTCAGCAACGCCGAGATCGCCGGCAAACTCTTCATCAGCGAGGCGACTGTGAAGACGCACATCAACAACACGTTCGCGAAGATCGGTGCCCGGCACCGCGCCGAGGCGGTCCGCTACGCCTTCCGCAACGGAATCGCCTCAGAGGCGTAG
- a CDS encoding sodium:solute symporter family protein produces MLPQQSILRLDATAIDYIIIALYFVFVLGIGYLARRAVSNSLDFFLSGRSLPAWVTGLAFISANLGAIEIMGMSANGAQYGMPTVHYFWIGAVPAMLFLGVVMMPFYYGSKVRSVPEFMLRRFGKPAHLVNAISFALAQVLIAGVNLFLLATIVNVLLGWPIWVSVIVAALIVLSYITLGGLSAAIYNEVLQFFVIVAALLPLTLIGLHKVGGWHGLVDKVTAAPGGGEQMSAWPGNALSGFHNSFLSVIGIVFGLGFVLSFGYWTTNFVEVQRAMASKNMSAARRTPIIGSFPKMFIPFIVIIPGIIAAVVVPELAQFKASGKGEVDYNDALLLLMRDLLPNGMLGLAITGLLASFMAGMAANLSSFNTVMSYDIIERYVIKDRPDDFYLRTGRWVTVIGTLIAIGTAAIASGYSNLMDYLQQLFSFFNAPLFATFILGMFWKRMTAAAGWIGLVSGTATAILVFVLSENGVINLPGQGASFVGAGAAFVVDILISVLVSLVTVPKRDTELVGLVYSLTPKEQRTEVAVAGDGGWYRKPVLLAGISLAMTIALNIIFR; encoded by the coding sequence ATGCTCCCGCAACAATCCATCCTCAGACTGGATGCCACGGCGATCGACTACATCATCATCGCGCTGTACTTCGTCTTCGTGCTGGGCATCGGGTACCTGGCCAGACGGGCGGTGTCGAACAGCCTGGACTTCTTCCTGTCCGGGCGCTCCCTGCCCGCCTGGGTGACCGGGCTGGCGTTCATCTCGGCCAACCTCGGCGCGATCGAGATCATGGGCATGTCCGCCAACGGGGCGCAGTACGGCATGCCGACCGTGCACTACTTCTGGATCGGCGCAGTCCCGGCGATGCTGTTCCTCGGCGTCGTGATGATGCCGTTCTACTACGGCTCGAAGGTCCGCAGCGTGCCGGAGTTCATGCTCCGCCGGTTCGGGAAGCCCGCGCACCTGGTGAACGCGATCAGCTTCGCACTGGCGCAGGTACTGATCGCGGGCGTGAACCTGTTCCTGCTGGCGACCATCGTGAACGTACTGCTCGGCTGGCCGATCTGGGTGTCGGTGATCGTCGCCGCCTTGATCGTGCTCAGCTACATCACACTCGGCGGGCTGTCCGCTGCGATCTACAACGAGGTGCTGCAGTTCTTCGTGATCGTCGCCGCGCTGCTGCCGCTCACGCTGATCGGCCTGCACAAGGTCGGCGGCTGGCACGGACTCGTCGACAAGGTGACCGCGGCGCCGGGCGGTGGTGAGCAGATGTCGGCCTGGCCGGGCAACGCGCTGAGCGGCTTCCACAACAGCTTCCTGTCGGTGATCGGGATCGTGTTCGGCCTCGGCTTCGTGCTCTCGTTCGGGTACTGGACGACGAACTTCGTCGAGGTCCAGCGCGCGATGGCGTCGAAGAACATGTCGGCGGCCCGGCGGACCCCGATCATCGGCTCGTTCCCGAAGATGTTTATTCCGTTCATCGTGATCATCCCCGGCATCATCGCCGCCGTGGTCGTGCCGGAGCTGGCCCAGTTCAAGGCCTCCGGCAAGGGCGAGGTCGACTACAACGACGCGCTCCTGCTGCTGATGCGCGACCTGCTGCCGAACGGCATGCTCGGCCTCGCGATCACCGGTCTGCTGGCGTCGTTCATGGCCGGTATGGCGGCCAACCTCAGCTCGTTCAACACGGTCATGTCGTACGACATCATCGAGCGGTACGTGATCAAGGATCGCCCGGACGACTTCTACCTTCGAACCGGTCGCTGGGTGACCGTGATCGGTACGCTGATCGCGATCGGCACCGCCGCGATCGCCTCCGGCTACAGCAACCTGATGGACTACCTCCAGCAGCTGTTCTCGTTCTTCAATGCACCGCTGTTCGCGACGTTCATCCTCGGTATGTTCTGGAAGCGGATGACCGCGGCGGCCGGCTGGATCGGTCTGGTCAGCGGTACGGCGACCGCGATCCTGGTGTTCGTGCTGTCCGAGAACGGTGTGATCAACCTGCCAGGCCAGGGCGCCAGCTTCGTCGGCGCCGGTGCGGCGTTCGTGGTCGACATCCTGATCAGCGTGCTGGTCAGCCTGGTGACGGTCCCGAAGCGCGACACCGAGCTGGTCGGCCTGGTGTACTCGCTGACCCCGAAGGAACAGCGCACCGAGGTCGCGGTGGCCGGCGACGGCGGCTGGTACCGCAAGCCGGTCCTGCTGGCCGGGATCTCGCTGGCGATGACCATCGCCCTGAACATCATCTTCCGCTGA
- a CDS encoding ABC transporter substrate-binding protein encodes MRKLIGIVASAAVLVLAGCGGADAKTADTGVGDKDVATGGRVFKTADAETAKLGSDAAPGAFPRTVKGALGSVQLEKKPTRIVVLDSGELDDVLALGITPVGMATTAGQNGVPSYLAGKAQGIKTVGGISELNLEAIAALKPDLILGSKLRANDLYPKLSAIAPTVFSIRPGFPWKENFLLVADAVGEEDKATAILNDYQKRADQVKSKVQGSPTISLVRFRPGEIRLYGNLSFIGVILKDIGLPRPKIQNVQDLAVEVSQENIGQAAGDWIFYSSYGKPDTTDENKVVNSPLWKSLPAVESGKSARVDDEIWFLGLGPLGAMDVLSDLEKLLT; translated from the coding sequence GTGAGGAAGCTGATCGGGATCGTCGCCTCGGCCGCCGTACTCGTACTGGCCGGCTGTGGTGGCGCAGACGCCAAGACCGCGGACACCGGCGTCGGTGACAAGGACGTCGCGACCGGCGGGCGGGTGTTCAAGACCGCCGACGCCGAGACCGCGAAACTCGGATCGGACGCCGCGCCCGGCGCGTTCCCGCGGACCGTGAAGGGCGCGCTCGGCTCGGTACAGCTCGAGAAGAAGCCGACGCGGATCGTCGTACTGGACAGCGGCGAGCTGGACGACGTACTGGCCCTCGGCATCACGCCGGTCGGGATGGCGACGACGGCCGGACAGAACGGCGTACCGTCGTACCTGGCCGGCAAGGCGCAGGGCATCAAGACGGTCGGCGGGATCAGCGAACTCAACCTTGAGGCGATCGCCGCGCTCAAACCGGACCTGATCCTCGGCAGCAAGCTGCGCGCGAACGACCTGTACCCGAAGCTCAGCGCGATCGCGCCGACCGTCTTCAGCATCCGCCCCGGGTTCCCGTGGAAGGAGAACTTCCTGCTGGTCGCGGACGCGGTCGGCGAGGAGGACAAGGCGACCGCGATCCTGAACGACTACCAGAAGCGCGCCGACCAGGTGAAGTCGAAGGTGCAGGGTAGCCCGACGATCTCGCTCGTCCGGTTCCGCCCGGGGGAGATCCGGCTCTACGGGAACCTGTCGTTCATCGGCGTCATCCTGAAGGACATCGGCCTGCCGCGGCCCAAGATCCAGAACGTGCAGGATCTCGCGGTCGAGGTCTCCCAGGAAAACATCGGCCAAGCTGCCGGCGACTGGATCTTCTACTCCAGCTACGGCAAACCCGACACCACCGACGAGAACAAGGTCGTCAACAGCCCCCTCTGGAAGTCCCTCCCCGCCGTCGAATCCGGCAAGTCGGCCCGCGTAGACGACGAGATCTGGTTCCTGGGCCTCGGCCCACTCGGCGCCATGGACGTCCTCTCCGACCTGGAAAAACTCCTCACCTGA
- a CDS encoding endonuclease/exonuclease/phosphatase family protein, with amino-acid sequence MSDRQTAVAARSRPPTRSSARRRKKTGGMWRRGWVIAVLAVLTAMVLLFHRSVPNSIGNLGSLLDTFLPWVGVAVPVLGIAALVRRSATAGVALLLPLAIWGLMFGHLMLPGKAPGGAYDLRVLSHNVDAANPAPKQTAQDLLGADADVVALEELTPADLKIYKAEFAKTYPYEVTRDTVALWSKYPVVETKSVDVGFAWTRALRAEVRTPKGTVAVYVAHLASVRVGTSGFTSDQRNNTIKALGRQIAADKSSGVIVMGDFNGTINDRSLAPLTSGLRSAQGAAGTGFGFTWPSAFPMARIDHILVRGLTPTKAWVMSSTGSDHRPVVAELRL; translated from the coding sequence ATGTCCGACCGCCAGACCGCAGTCGCCGCCCGTTCGCGACCGCCGACGCGCTCCAGCGCGCGCCGGCGGAAGAAGACCGGCGGCATGTGGCGCCGCGGCTGGGTGATCGCTGTTCTCGCGGTGCTGACCGCGATGGTGTTGTTGTTCCACCGCAGCGTGCCGAACTCGATCGGCAACCTCGGCAGCCTGCTCGACACCTTCCTGCCGTGGGTCGGCGTCGCCGTCCCGGTGCTCGGGATCGCAGCGCTGGTACGGCGTTCCGCAACGGCCGGCGTCGCGCTGCTGCTCCCGCTGGCGATCTGGGGACTGATGTTCGGGCACCTGATGCTGCCGGGGAAGGCGCCCGGCGGCGCGTACGACCTGCGGGTGCTGAGCCACAACGTCGACGCGGCGAATCCGGCACCGAAGCAGACCGCGCAGGACCTGCTCGGCGCCGACGCGGACGTGGTCGCACTGGAGGAGCTCACGCCGGCGGACCTGAAGATCTACAAGGCGGAGTTCGCCAAGACCTATCCGTACGAGGTGACGCGCGACACGGTCGCCCTGTGGTCGAAGTACCCGGTCGTCGAGACGAAGTCCGTCGACGTCGGGTTCGCGTGGACGCGGGCGTTGCGGGCCGAGGTGAGGACGCCGAAGGGCACGGTCGCGGTGTATGTCGCGCACCTGGCGTCGGTGCGGGTCGGGACCAGCGGGTTCACGTCCGACCAGCGCAACAACACGATCAAGGCGCTCGGCCGGCAGATCGCGGCGGACAAGTCGTCCGGGGTGATCGTGATGGGCGACTTCAACGGCACGATCAACGACCGCAGTCTGGCGCCGCTGACCTCGGGTCTGCGTTCGGCGCAGGGCGCGGCCGGTACCGGGTTCGGATTCACCTGGCCGTCGGCGTTCCCGATGGCGCGGATCGACCACATCCTGGTCCGCGGTCTCACGCCGACCAAGGCATGGGTGATGAGTTCGACCGGCAGCGACCACCGCCCGGTCGTCGCGGAGCTACGCCTCTGA